In one window of Hevea brasiliensis isolate MT/VB/25A 57/8 chromosome 10, ASM3005281v1, whole genome shotgun sequence DNA:
- the LOC131169700 gene encoding uncharacterized protein LOC131169700, translating into MGSDLIRPQVAVRALVSACCRGFVNVVDTLIKCGVDANAIDRVLLRSSKPSLHANVDCNALTAAIVSRQISVVRLLLQVGVRMDTKVRLGAWSWDMDTGEEFRVGAGLAEAYWVTWCAVEYFEASGAILRMLLRHLPLNTLHFGRTLIHHAILCDNARAVKVLLNCGADKELPVKTTSKKECRPIHLAARLGSAKVLEQLTVGGCNLNSRTDSGETALMICARYKQKECLKILASAGADFGLVNSAGESASLIARSTKWALGFQQAVIDVIRDGKSLISSNVSVFSPLMFVVQANDIETLKLLIEKTDINLDEQDEDGFSAAMIAAAGGHVEAFRLLVYAGANVKLQNKYGETAITLSELSHHGEAVEKVMLDYALEEGHNYSAGVHALHRAAHRGDIDLIYMLTRRGYDVNAYDSEGYTPLMLAARGGHSRVCEHLISCGASSDLKNPKEETALSLARKNGYGTEPENVILDELARQLVLGGTQVKKHTKCGKGAPHYKVLRMVGAVGLLRWGKSSNRNVVCRGAEVGPSPKFQWNRRRKLDVEDPGMFHVITTKNKEVHFVCEGGVETAELWVRGIKLVTREAIFGTRAE; encoded by the exons ATGGGGTCTGACTTGATACGCCCACAGGTTGCTGTTCGTGCGCTTGTCTCTGCTTGCTGTAGAGGGTTTGTCAATGTAGTAGACACGCTCATTAAG TGTGGAGTAGACGCCAATGCAATAGATAGAGTTCTGCTTCGATCTTCCAAGCCATCCCTGCATGCCAATGTTGACTGTAATGCGCTTACTGCTGCAATTGTCAGCCGACAAATATCAGTGGTTAGATTGTTGTTGCAG GTTGGCGTCCGGATGGACACTAAGGTGAGGCTGGGAGCCTGGTCTTGGGACATGGATACAGGTGAAGAATTCCGAGTTGGTGCTGGGTTAGCCGAGGCTTATTGGGTCACTTGGTGTGCTGTGGAGTATTTTGAAGCAAGTGGTGCTATATTGCGGATGCTTCTCAGACACCTCCCCCTTAACACCCTTCACTTCGGGAGGACTCTCATCCACCACGCCATCCTATGTGACAATGCAAGAGCAGTAAAAGTGCTGCTAAACTGTGGTGCAGATAAAGAACTTCCGGTTAAAACAACTTCAAAAAAAGAGTGCCGCCCTATCCATTTAGCTGCACGGCTTGGATCAGCCAAAGTGCTTGAGCAGCTGACAGTCGGTGGCTGCAATCTCAACTCTCGAACAGATTCTGGAGAAACTGCGTTAATGATATGTGCTAGATATAAGCAAAAGGAATGTCTAAAAATCTTGGCCTCAGCTGGTGCTGATTTTGGATTGGTCAATTCAGCCGGTGAGTCTGCTAGCTTAATTGCAAGGTCAACCAAATGGGCTCTTGGCTTCCAGCAAGCAGTGATAGATGTGATTCGGGATGGGAAGAGTCTGATATCAAGCAATGTCTCAGTATTTTCTCCCTTGATGTTCGTGGTTCAAGCAAATGATATTGAAACCTTGAAACTGCTCATTGAGAAGACAGATATCAATCTTGATGAACAGGATGAAGATGGATTCTCTGCTGCTATGATAGCTGCAGCCGGAGGTCATGTGGAAGCTTTCAGGTTACTGGTTTATGCAGGGGCCAATGTAAAGCTGCAGAACAAATATGGCGAAACGGCAATCACCTTATCGGAGTTAAGCCACCACGGAGAAGCCGTCGAAAAGGTGATGCTTGATTATGCACTTGAAGAGGGACATAACTATTCCGCCGGTGTTCATGCTCTGCATCGTGCAGCGCACCGGGGCGACATAGATTTGATTTATATGTTAACTAGAAGAGGTTATGATGTGAATGCCTATGATAGTGAAGGATACACCCCGCTAATGTTAGCTGCAAGAGGAGGCCACAGCAGAGTGTGTGAGCATTTAATTTCATGTGGGGCCAGCAGTGATCTTAAGAATCCGAAAGAGGAAACTGCACTCTCGCTTGCCAGGAAGAATGGCTATGGAACTGAACCAGAGAATGTAATATTGGACGAACTTGCTAGACAACTTGTTCTGGGTGGGACTCAAGTCAAGAAGCACACCAAATGCGGCAAAGGAGCTCCACACTATAAAGTATTAAGGATGGTAGGTGCTGTTGGGTTGTTGCGGTGGGGAAAGTCAAGCAACAGAAATGTGGTTTGCAGAGGTGCTGAGGTTGGTCCCAGCCCAAAGTTCCAGTGGAATCGCCGGAGAAAACTTGATGTTGAAGACCCTGGAATGTTTCATGTAATCACTACAAAGAACAAGGAAGTGCATTTTGTGTGTGAAGGTGGAGTTGAAACGGCTGAGTTGTGGGTAAGGGGAATCAAGCTTGTGACAAGGGAAGCTATCTTTGGAACAAGAGCAGAGTGA